CACAACGCAAGCCGACCACTGTCAGGGCTTCAAAACTAAAGGGACACCCTTAAAGCAAATGCTTCGCGATTATGACAGAATATTGACGAGAGTTGTAAAATGACGGCCGTCATGGGACAGGTACTAACTTCTTCGCGCATCTGGAGACAgtgaaaaaaataaagtgTTGGACGTTTACCTTTGTCGCCTGCGACTGATGACTGACGATTTAACCAAGGTCTGATAGAGAGGAACGGGGAAAGCAAAAAAGCCCCGCGCTCTGCGCCTCGTACTTCTTGTTACTCCGGTCCTGAGAAGTCGGTTCGTTTGGAAGACACGAACGGCCTGCCCCACACCATTGAGGACGGAGAACGAGGCAAAGGTGTACGAAGTACGAGAAAAACAGAGCTGCGAGGATCACCACGCCCGTCAAAGTGGGCAGAAATCTAACATTTGATGTGGATGGATGGTTCAAGCGGAAGAATGGCAAACTTGAGAAAAACGAAGCTGGATGACTGGATCGATGTTGGAAACCCGAGGACAGGGATCGTGGAGTGGGCCGCCGCTAGCTTAGGACCTGGCTGGGCTGTGGCAGAGTCAGCAACCATCAAAGCCTTTGGATGGAGCATTTCATATCGGGCATTGGTCTGCAAATGCTGAAACTAGGCAGGAGGCAGCAATTGATCCACTAATGGCCTAATATTGACGGAACGGGGAGTCAATTGATGCAGCGTGTCCGTTTAGACGCTGTGAGATGGTACTACGGGTAGTTGTCAGCGAGTGGTGGACAGGAGATGCGTAAGTAGGAACTGCGCCTTGACATTAGCTCTTACCAAAAGGGAATGTGCCTGGTCAAGTAAGGGAAGGTGCGAAGAACAATCTACACTCTTATCCTCTGGAGGGCATTTGATGTTTTCTCCTTGCCGCTGCATCTTTTGACCAGGCTCTAGATGATACTATATCCAAATATCCATACGACAGATTACACCTGTGCAACTTGTACGGAGTGTCTTCAATGCCGTTTCCTGCCCATAGAAATCTACTCTATGGCTCTGTACTCGGTAATCACTATCAAAACTTCTCACGGTGGCCATTGGCTCGCCCATAACGAATACACGACGCGAGGTCCCTTACAGGACTGTTGGGACAAGGCACCGCCAAGCTCACCATCCACATGTAGGTCTCTTCCAGAACATGAGTCTTGGTGGTCTGAATGCCAAGTGTTCACTGTCCTCAGATGATTGGACCCCTTCATTCAACTGGCCTGGGGTGGTGTCGACACTGATGTTATGGCTgctttactccgtaccgacCATATTATTAATGAGGGCAACACAGATAGCCCCCCTGCGCCTTGACGCCACAAGGTCCGACCGCCCGTCTTGATTCCCAGATGGGGCAGTTGCTCGTGATGCCATCTGCTCGAATAGtctgcgcctgcgcctcaTCCGGCGGTGACTCTGGGCCGGGCAACGCTGCTCAATCTGGCCAGCAAGCCAGCCAGCTAGGGTTAATGAGAGAATAAACAGTCGGTGCACACGATCGGCACGACCAGCGCTAGCGCTACTGTAGCCTTGCCGCCCCGTTCCCTTCGCTCGCCGATTTTAGCCATGTGTGCGGGATTGTTCTACCGGGACACTTCGAAGAATTCTCATCTGCCATGGACGATCCTCGTGCGCGATTCGTAACTCACCCAACCCGAATCATGGAAACAAAGGTTGGGGCATACCCCTTGTGCCACTGGTGGGCATGGTCGGATGGATACAAAGGTTTGGATTGAAGCAGGCCACTCCCACACCATCCGCAGGGTGCCGGCTAGATTAGCCGGACATGGCACAATATTGGACCATGCATTTTGATCATATGGCTGATAGCCCTGCATGCCCAGCACCAGGTTGGAGAAGATTTTACGCCTTTTAGTGCATTGTCCTTGGGGGAATTACATACTTCTTCAGGCTCAACTCTATGGATTTTCCAGCCCGCATCCGTGACCCCGCCACTCCGTACCGATGATGAAAGTGGAGCAAATTTCTGGTGTTGTTTGTGGGTCTCTCCCATCCCTTCACATGGAGAAAACTCGCGTACTTTTTCGAATTGCGTCGTTCATAGCCACCGGAGAGAAATCGGAGTTGCCGGCTTACTCCAGAGTCGCCCAGCGTTTCGCGGGCTGCGGATAGCCAGTGGACAGCACTCCAGTTGCGACTATTGCCCCGAGCGTGTCGAATCATGCATCTCCATGTGTAGAAATACAACATCGATTGTCCATTTCACCTTCTTTCAACTTTCAGGATTCGTGCCAACACGACCCGAATTAACGGGACACGGGCAATGACGGGGGCCACGCGTCTGCCGCGCAGCCGATTGCGAAAAGAGATGACACGGCCCATTCCGACGTGATTATGAACACGATTAAGGATAGTACAGCCAGCTCAGCCCTTCCAGCAAGTTCAGGAAAGCTTGGCGCGAATTTTAATTCATTCTAATTCATGGTGGATAGTGGGGTCTaaagccaacattgaagtcttgGCTCCGCCGCCTCAACTATCCAATCGCCCTAAATCGCCAAAACCACGTTCCCTTCAGCCCTGTTAATCATTGCCCAACAACCGACCGGATACAAGCACGCTAGCTCTAACTTCGCCGAAACTCTCTCATGGGGATGCTTCTAGCTGCGGGTGGGGGCGGGTCTTACAAAGCCGTGACAACCGACGCGTCAGCTCCCTTTCGACTACTAGTACATCAAAGGCTGACATGGACTTGAGGCCAGTGTACCGAGTAAGCTGACAGAATTGCCGTCTATTGGTCAACGGGATTGACGCTGTGCTACGCACAAATACGTAACTTGCATATGCAACTTGATATGCTTGGATTTTAGGTCGAATTTGAACCTCAGCAGGGGCTGGCAAGTCTATCGGCAACCTTGCGGAATGGCGAATCCTGAaccgtggccatggactCGAGGGCTATAACGTTTGCAGCCTATTACCTGGCATCGGAGGATAGCACCCGCCTACATACACGCACATACGTCACACAACCTAGAGCCGTTTATGCATGAACTAGTCTGAATATTTTACCCAGCATTTGAAGACTAAGCTCCTAAGCACTGGGCTGTTGTGCCATTTGGACTCGGTGTGTTCTCACTACCCCGTTCATCAAAAGACATCTATCAGCAGATTCCAAATTATAAACGAGTCTGAAGATACCATGAAGGTGCCAATGTAAGCCCTGCTATTGAAATAGCGGTGTGCAATCTTGGAAAAGATGCAGCGTGGGAAATGTGATACAGTGAGCCAAGTCATACCGGGAGCTGAGCGGGCTGCTATAAGCAACAGATCGACAAGCAAATAAGCACCTGGGGTTAGCCAGCGAATAAGGTATGCGCGCATGAAACACGGTGAAAGGTTAAACGGCATGATGTTCGGAGAAAGGACATCCTTCACTGAGCCCCACGAGAGTGCTGCTTTCGCTTACCAGCATCGAATATCATTGCAACGCAGAGCTCTCATAATAAACACCAATATCCCTGTACGAGTCTTTGGCGAGCCCAACATGTGTTGGTTGGCATCGAATGAGAAGCTATAATGTTGATGGCAGCTGGTAGCATTGCCGTTGATGTTCAGGGATATGAACCCAGACACAACCCCTCACCCTAAAATAAATCTGATCCCTTATTCTGGGCTGCTGACTGACTATCTATGGGTTTAAATATCCCTTGTACCCCCAATGAAGCGGCCTTTACTGTTTGAACACAGCTAGCTTTGACAGATCCCGAGGCGCCAAGACGATGAGACCGCAGGCTGCAATGTTCATGATacatatatttattatatgCTCTTTGGAGAACAATTAGTCCTCAGTGATATCgagctttttcttttggatAGGACCACGCCTATCGCATCTGCTACCCTACATTAACACGAATGAGATGAATCCAGATACTGGTGGAAATCACAATACACCTGGTGTGGTATTACACTTTGGCATCCCCGTGTTGGAAATTGGCAACAAAATGTAAAACTTCAGCCAGTATGAACGCAAAGTAAAGTTTCCTGGCAAATCTTGAGAATGGAGTATATCCTACCACGCTCACCCTGCAACAGCCCTTGGGCAAGTTGCATCCGTGATGGCGAGGTATGTAAGATCGGAAAGGACGCGAAAATAGGGCCAGCTCAGTCGGGCCACCGCTGGGTGATAGACTTTGTCAGAGATCTTGCGGTGTGACTGAGGAGTGCTCTTGTCTCTTGTACTAGTTACCAACGCCAAGGGAAAGGTATCTAAAGCTTAAGCAGCAACTGTAAATTCCGTCACCATATTCAATGTCCTAACCAACCGAGCATTTGTAATGTTCTTTCGGCTTTCGAAAGGCACCACTCATGTTCAGCTTCTGGTGAGCTGCAGGACGGATACTGTGTCGCGGAATCACAATGACCACGAGGGCGGACACATGGAGTTTAGGCAGGAGAGTTGCCAAaagtttaatttatacttGGATGTAGGAACGGAGATGGCACAGAGCAAGGGGGTATAGGGCTCTATCTCCAGCGAACAAAATAATGTCCCGAAAGGAAGGGTAAAAATAGGCGCCAGCTTGACTCAGCTTAGCCTTATGGCATTCTTCATAACATCTTCGTTTTAGTGGAGGGATATGACTCGACCCTGAACATGGAGTGGACATGGCAATTTTCATCCGTAGCCTAGGAACGGAGACAACAGACGACCTCCCAGTTAACACAGAAGATCCATAGAGGCGCCTAGTAGGCTGGGCATTTGCTGATCTTTCCTAAAAACACCTTCGGGTATGATCATCAAGTGGAGTTGAGATCGGACGAGTTGCCACAACCGCCAAGTAAAGCCCAGTAGGTGGCGGCAGGGCGAACACGGGACGGCATATAATTCTCAATCCTTTACCAACTCAGGCTGATTCATCATGTTCAAGAGGTCACAGAGGCTTGCTGTAGGTTATTTCAGTCAATATGACCTATGTGGATTCTCTCGACTGTCTGTTTTGCAAGCTGTGGAAGCTTTATTGTTTGTGACCCTGACACGCACCCAACGTAATAATAATGAgtaaagaagaagccagtTTACGGAAAAAGCCGTCCAGATAGGTTCTGTGATGATGCCGACTCGGCTAGGGTGATATGCCAGACTTTGTAtgttgaggaagaggaaaacGCTTTACATTTTAGCGATGGGTGGTTTTCACCTCCTTTTACGGTTGGAGTTTGTGGGCTTCACAGTTTGCGGAGCGCTAAATTTGGCTGAAGTTCTTACTAGGCTAAATGAAAGCTATACAGAGGAACCGGACTGGCTGTTTACTTGGACTATACCCCCATGGTATGGCTTTCGTCGGATGCGACAAGTCTTGGCGCGACCAGATCAAAGAGGACACGGCTAGGATTCTGTTCGGAAGTTCAAAGAAGGTACAAGTTCCGATGCGTATTGGTGCTGTCGAGGGGATATCGATATATATAGACTAAAAGGTTGATAAGAGACGGGGTGATGGGATCCCGATTGCATGTGGCAGCTGAGGTCTAGGTTTTTTCATGGCGTCTCCATCTTTCATCTCCGGGTGAAGTCGGCAAGTTTTCTTATTCCACGTCTATTGGTACTTGTATAGCTTGATTTCTTCCGACTGACATAGGGTAAACGGTTGTAAAAAAAATGCCTCAATGTGTGCCGTGGGTGAAAAGTCTTACTGGAAGAGTGGTGAGTGTGGGATGTCTGATGGTCCTCAAGACCTTTTGAAACCCCAGAAATACACAGTATGGGACAAATCGCCTCGGACGTATTTTCAAAGACATTCTTGCTGGAGGCGAAAACGTTCGACGTTCATTCATGACCGACCGAGATATGTCTCTGGCGGACAAGCCATGCAGGAACAAGACGATGGAGAGCATACGGCCGATGACAACTCTGACGCGCCTTGGAAAATCCCGACAGCTTTACACCTGAACGTATAGAGCCAGTCGACAATTCAATATGGTCGCAACTTGTGTATTCTGGCAACTGTCGTGCCGATTCCGACGCCGCATCGGGTGACCTCCATCACGATGCAACCACCACGTGAACACCCAACATGGAGACAATCACTAGTCAGCCTGGCCCCGAAAGGAATAACCGCCAATCTATACCACCTCGGCGCACGAGTTGAAAAGGCCAAACGCACAGTCACGGGCTCACACATGCATTCTGACGGGTTCATGCGCGACGCACACCTGGCGCACAGGGCTCATGGAGCCAGTCCATACCTGCGCATTACTACCGGCCTGTTTGTCGCATGATTTCCCAGCAGGTCTCACTAGATGTGCAAGAATACCACTCTATGGACTGTAAATAAAGCAAGACAAAGTGTTTAAATGGATGCCACGGCCGAGCTTCCATCACCGCCTCGTAGGTTGATGGCCAGTCCCTGGCTCATAACACCAAACAGCCCCGTATTCCCGAGCCCAAATGCGAGCCTTGGTCCGGAAAGCCTTGACCCTCGGGTCACTGGCCGCTACAACAGCCGCTGCAACACCCATACCCGACGCTGAGATGGAATACCTGTTGAACACGGCGGGTATCGAGCTCGCTATGAAGGCGCAGCCCATGTTCCTGATGGGCCAGGCAGTGGGCAGGGCACCGTGTATGCCTTCATGGGCCATAGTGAACGGCACACAGGCGGCTCCGTCGAAACTGTGTGCGTGGCCGGACTCCGGGTGCGATTGCCGAAACCCCGGCGTGCCGCTTGGGAGCCCGATGCCGTCGTTCCCCGTGTACTTTTCCTATTCGCGGTGCGGAAACGCGGCGGTCAGGATTGCCTACAATTTGTTCTATACAAAGGATGGATTTATTCCGAATAAGATATTCGGGCACCCCTTGTGAGTTTCTCCGGTATTGACAAAGGGAGGGCGGGGGGTTGATGTTCTGTTGACCAGGCGGAGCGGTGCCTCCCATGAACTGTGATAAGCTGGCGCGTACTCGGGTGGCGGTGGAATATATCCTGCCACGGACTGTAACAAGTTCCTGAAGGGAGGGGACTGTGAATACGGCTGACAGAAGTTGTTAGTGACTGGGAACGAGTCGTCGTGATATGGAATAAGAATCAGAGTAATGGGATGTGGGCGCCCGCGCAATTATACCTGTCTCAGCATACGGGGTATCAAAGGATAGAATGGGCCCAAATCAAGAACACGTTTAATGCCGCCGATGCTAGCAAGCCACGTGGTGGTCCTGACGGCCAAAAAAACTTGGATCATCCAAAGGTGACTTATATACCGTCGCATTATGATGAGGGCCATCTACTTCCGAGGGCGACTCGACTAACAAATAATAGTGTTATATTTCGTCGGCGAAGCATGATATGCATCAGGAAAAGTCGACTGTACGCTTGTGTCCTAGCTGCTTTTAAAAAAGAGacagaagaaaggaaaggcAGGAAGCTAACATCCTCAGGCGTGGATTGACGTCTTGTCCCAGCTTACGAACAATGCGTTCCGTTCCGACAGTTGGTGGTATTTCCCGACCAAGGGTGAGTCCAAATATGCGCTCAGCAGTTGGCAGTAGAGCTGACTTTCGCAAAGAGGATTATATACTGGCGGACGAGTCAACTGATGTTGGCAAGTTGATAGCAAGCTTTGACTGGGGCGACGCCGATTCAACGCCTCCATTGGTTGCCAAGGGGCTGTGTAATGCTTAGAGTAGGTGAAGTACATATTTTTCTTAGATacccccccttttttataGACTATTGGTGCTAGTAAGAATCGCGTTGCGGTTGATCTACTAGAAATAAATTAGATGTTATTATGCACGGCGCAATAGCCAACCTATGATTCAAACACGGCCTGCATGAAACGGCCAAACGGCCGAGAGCGAACTGTAAACTTGTAAATTTTTACACGGGTTGTTTCGCTCATCCCACGGACAGAAGAATTCGCCCCAGTCAAGTTGACGCCTCCTTGACATCAACTACATCTCCGTCCCGGCTGACTAGAATCTCTTTCTTTGATAAGGATGCTTTGACAGGATTCTTTGCTGCAAAAATTTGATCCAATTCTTCGAGCTGTAGCAAATGGACATTAATACACGTCATACTGGACCTGTTACTGGAAGCCACATACCGTTCTACCCTTTGTTTCGGGCAATGTAAAGTAAATAATGATGACGGAAATTGCGTCCCAGACTGTGAATATAATGTATGTCTTCCATCCAATGTTCTTCATGGATACTGACCAAGCATACTGGTTGAGTAAGCCGGCAAGATTGACTGTAAGTAATTGGTCAGCGGAAAAAATAGAGAAGAAACGCgttgaaaggaaaaaaagacgaATACAACGAAGCCTAGTTCTCAGTGAGAGATACGTACCCGCTAaattcgacatggccatgcccTTGGCTCTCATCTCAAAACTCAAAACCTCAACAGTATACAGTCCCTGCAATGGCGTAATACCAATCGAGAACGCAGCGCCGAATAAGAAAATCATAGCCAGCGCGGCTTTACTGGCGGCCCCATTCGTATACACATATACACCGCTGGCAGTTTCGCCCGCGTACGACGCGGCAAACTGCGATGCCGCAATCGTCATCCCCAGCCACACAACTGTGCACGAAGTAAAGGCGAAAAGCAGCAGCGGCCGCCGACCAATCCTGTCAACCAACAGTGCTCCGCAAATTGCGCATAAAAACTGCACACAGTTGTTTATGAGCGTAATATTCGCCTGGGCGAGGTACGACGTGTAACCAGCCGAGTCAAGGACGGAGCCCAGAAAGTAGGACAGCACGGCATTGCCAGCAAGTTGCCCAAAGGCGGAGACGATCAGGTTGCAGCTTAGGCGGTAAAAGTTTCCCCTTCTGAAGAGAACACGGTAATCCCACCAGCGCTTGTCTGCGCCGTCCATGTTTAGGCATTCGTCGTACTCTCGAAGTTGGAGACTCACCCACGGGGAGCTGTCGTTTCCGTTTCCATGATATTTTACGagaatggccttggctttttcctttttgttgtgAACGTAGAGCCATCTGGGGGATTCCGGGAGcaaaaaggagaagatgaggacgagAGACGGGAAGAGAATCTGCTATTATTAGTTGATGCGGTCGAGATCTGGATGAGCATGATGGTGGGCGTGCGAACCTGGAGCCAAGTAATGAGACGCCAAGAATAGTCGCCGCCGACGTTTGCAGCCCCTCGTGCTGCTCCCGATGAAAGGATTGATCCCGAGAACCACAGGGTGTTGTACATTGCTGGCACGTCTTAgaaccctttttttttttacgtGCGGCGCTGGATGAACTTACCGCCAACGACACCACGATACGCAGGATGATTGATTTCCACCACGTACATGGGACCACCGGTTGCTACCAACGATACTCCAAATCCGAGGAGAAAGCGACCTCCCATGAACTGACCGGCTGCATTACTAGTTCCCTGGATGATGGTGCCTGGTTCCTCGTTAGTAATGCTAGCGTGACGCAACCTCGCCGCGCACCAGCGTTGAACGCACCGATAATGATGATAGCGGAACCACTAGCCATGCCAGCCCGTCGACCAAAGTGGTCACAAACTGGACCCAGGAAGGGAAGAGCCACAATGTTGCCAATCTGGTACATGGATGAGACGATACCAGCCCAGATCCCACTGTTGGATCCATTGTACTTTGCAATGAAAGACGGATTTTGAAGCAAATTGTTGATCAAGCTGCCGTCGTAGCCGTTGACGGTGCTGTTGAAAAAGGCAACCAGAGAGAAGAGATAAATCATAAGCTGGCCCCTGCTCCAGGGCGTTGGTGGCTCCTTTAACAGTGCTTCGTTGaaggcctcgtcgccggTAACCACTCTTGTCTCCACTTGCTTCTGCACCGTGGTTAGCAAGAATGCCATTGTTCCCCCAATTGATGGATGATAGATTGTGGTTTCACGAGTGTCAACATACTGCATCGGTGTTGATGTGGGTGCTGGCCACAGGAAGGACCTTTTCCGCCATGGTTGCTTTCCCGGCCCAGCAGGAAGATTGTCTACATCGACGTCGCTCAACCGACGGCAATGGGCTTTATGACAGGCCGGCGGTGCCGAATTGTTGAATGTTCAAGGTTGCCGGTCGGGACAAAACCTCAAATGGTGCGACCCAAGACACGGCGTACAAGGGAGGCGGCGCAAGCCAAGCAACGATGATCAGCAACAACCGACGAGATCAGAACAGCTGATTCCTGAAAACGAGTCGGCCTCGGTCCCTGTATTTTACGGGGCCGGCAGGCTCACGCCGAATACTAGAAAGAGTTCCATGTCCCGAACCCCAGCTTTAGCTCTCGGCATGTGTAGGTGTGGGTGGGTGTCATGACTCTTGACAAGTTAACAAACCTGGTTTGGTGGGGCCCATGGGACGGAAATATAAGATACCGGATGATATGAGGATGTAACGTGAACCCAGCCAGGACCTGATACTGATTGGTGATTGGCGAATTGGCGAGTCAATTCATCAACCACCCACGCGAgagccttcaatgttgtccgATTGTGAGGGTCTTTGGCCAAGAcgcagatggcgatggtggcGCAGTGATGCGGTAGGACTGCAAATTGAGGCCTGCAGCAAGCATGGCTTGGTAGTCGAAGGAGTCCCGGTAAATGCGAAAGGGGGTTGAGGCAATACAGCTCAGCTCGGCGAGGAGACGGCGAAATCATCACGACGACGTCCGCATTGGGTCTCACGCAATACCACAATTAGCGCCGGCAATCATGCCTGAATATTACTAATGATGATGCAGACAAAGCAACACAGCTTTCAATATTCCTTCTCCTCCACAGCCACAAGACACACGAACAGCAGCAAGCGTCATGCGTGTGACCATTCACAATGCTCACACCGAAACTACCCAACAATCGGCATCGGCCCTTGTTTTTTACACGATCGGCATGCATAATTTCCCCAACATGTCAATAATCAAGTCACCCAGTCGTAGTGCTACCCGACTTCCCCGCACAAGCACAATGTCTCAGTCTTATTTACCAGAATTGACGTCGGGAGTCGGCGGATCTACATTGACCTTTTAATAAACAAACGGACGAGTCAATGGCAGGTTGTTCTTCGATTCGACTCATTCTTCCTTCTCCCCACGACAACAGAGCAGTTGACGATTCTCATTGTCACGCGTTtgaaaaagaagggaaataaataaaaaatatatataaaagttgAAAATGCGAATCCCCTCGCTCACCCACACAGGCGTGGCTGCCCTAGTCGCCATCCTCCCCGCCACGCACGCATCGTGGCAGGATTATGAGGCGCAAGCCCGAACGCCAGCCTCGTGCCCCGACTACACCGACTACTCGCAGAAGCCGCATGCGCCGTATTCCCAGGGGCCGTTGAAGTTGCCGTTTATGCGGCCCAGTGAGGAGTGTCGGACGTTTACGAGCCCTGCTGTTGAGGTGAGCGGGAGTCCTGTTCTAAACGCGTTTTACGGGACAGCGTCTTGACGCCTTGTGTAGAAAGTCATTCGTGACATGAAGGCGCGGATACGAGATGCCGACTTGGCCAGGTTGTTTGAAA
The DNA window shown above is from Metarhizium brunneum chromosome 1, complete sequence and carries:
- the LAC12_1 gene encoding Lactose permease; this translates as MAEKVLPVASTHINTDAKQVETRVVTGDEAFNEALLKEPPTPWSRGQLMIYLFSLVAFFNSTVNGYDGSLINNLLQNPSFIAKYNGSNSGIWAGIVSSMYQIGNIVALPFLGPVCDHFGRRAGMASGSAIIIIGTIIQGTSNAAGQFMGGRFLLGFGVSLVATGGPMYVVEINHPAYRGVVGAMYNTLWFSGSILSSGAARGAANVGGDYSWRLITWLQILFPSLVLIFSFLLPESPRWLYVHNKKEKAKAILVKYHGNGNDSSPWVSLQLREYDECLNMDGADKRWWDYRVLFRRGNFYRLSCNLIVSAFGQLAGNAVLSYFLGSVLDSAGYTSYLAQANITLINNCVQFLCAICGALLVDRIGRRPLLLFAFTSCTVVWLGMTIAASQFAASYAGETASGVYVYTNGAASKAALAMIFLFGAAFSIGITPLQGLYTVEVLSFEMRAKGMAMSNLAVNLAGLLNQYAWSVSMKNIGWKTYIIFTVWDAISVIIIYFTLPETKGRTLEELDQIFAAKNPVKASLSKKEILVSRDGDVVDVKEAST